One window of Ziziphus jujuba cultivar Dongzao chromosome 5, ASM3175591v1 genomic DNA carries:
- the LOC107421107 gene encoding probable calcium-binding protein CML44, whose translation MYPLNTKDLHRIFEKLDKNGDGFVSLEELNWLLEKIGVQYSIAELESSVGKPCLDLNEFLLFCKSISENNNCKSKGGHGLDEDGLKDGDHDTNEEDDDLMKAFNVFDINGDGFISCEELKDVLMRLGFLDETCSSGIDCKIMIHVFDTNLDGQLDFEEFKNMMLHTVS comes from the coding sequence ATGTATCCCCTAAACACCAAAGACTTGCACAGGATTTTCGAAAAGCTTGACAAAAATGGAGATGGGTTTGTAAGCCTCGAGGAGCTTAACTGGCTACTCGAAAAGATAGGTGTCCAATATAGCATAGCCGAGTTGGAGTCCTCTGTGGGAAAACCATGCCTCGACTTGAATGAATTCCTCCTCTTCTGCAAGTCTATTTCTGAGAACAACAACTGCAAGAGCAAAGGAGGTCATGGCCTAGACGAAGATGGATTAAAAGATGGTGATCATGACACCAATGAGGAAGACGATGACTTGATGAAGGCATTCAATGTTTTCGACATCAACGGCGACGGTTTCATCTCTTGTGAGGAGTTGAAGGACGTGTTGATGAGATTAGGATTTTTGGATGAGACTTGCTCTTCCGGGATTGATTGTAAGATTATGATTCACGTGTTTGACACCAATTTGGATGGTCAACTTGATTTTGAGGAATTCAAGAACATGATGCTTCATACCGtttcttaa